The following proteins are co-located in the Candidatus Methanogranum gryphiswaldense genome:
- the pdxS gene encoding pyridoxal 5'-phosphate synthase lyase subunit PdxS, translating to MTDERYGLNKELAQMLKGGVIMDVTNPEQAKIAEKAGACAVMALERIPADIRAAGGVSRMSDPKMIKGIQEAVSIPVMAKVRIGHFVEAQILEAIEIDYIDESEVLSPADDVYHIDKTKFKVPFVCGARDLGEALRRISEGASMIRTKGEPGTGDIIQAVRHMRAMNSEIRRVVGTSEDELYESAKQLQVPLDLVRYVHQNGRLPVVNFAAGGIATPADAALMMQLGAEGVFVGSGIFKSGDPAKRASAIVKAVTNYNDPAILAELSEDLGQAMVGINEQEIKTIMAERGQ from the coding sequence ATGACCGATGAAAGATATGGATTGAACAAGGAATTGGCCCAGATGTTGAAAGGTGGCGTGATAATGGATGTGACAAATCCTGAACAGGCAAAGATCGCAGAGAAAGCGGGGGCTTGCGCTGTCATGGCACTTGAGAGGATACCTGCCGATATCCGTGCTGCAGGAGGGGTCTCTAGAATGAGCGATCCCAAAATGATCAAAGGCATACAGGAAGCGGTCTCCATACCCGTGATGGCAAAGGTACGCATAGGTCATTTTGTTGAGGCCCAGATCCTTGAAGCTATCGAGATAGACTACATAGATGAGAGCGAGGTTCTTTCTCCAGCTGATGATGTGTATCATATCGACAAAACAAAATTCAAGGTTCCATTCGTATGCGGTGCAAGGGATCTAGGAGAAGCCTTAAGGCGCATATCCGAGGGCGCATCCATGATCAGGACGAAAGGAGAACCAGGTACGGGAGACATAATTCAGGCCGTCAGGCACATGAGGGCCATGAATTCTGAGATCAGGAGAGTGGTGGGCACATCTGAGGATGAGCTCTACGAGTCTGCAAAACAATTACAGGTACCGTTGGACCTTGTGAGATATGTTCATCAGAATGGCAGACTTCCAGTTGTAAATTTTGCAGCTGGAGGAATTGCGACCCCTGCCGATGCGGCATTGATGATGCAATTAGGAGCAGAGGGAGTTTTCGTCGGTTCAGGTATATTCAAATCAGGGGATCCGGCCAAGCGCGCATCCGCTATCGTGAAAGCGGTCACGAATTATAATGACCCTGCGATCCTGGCAGAACTTTCTGAAGACCTCGGACAGGCCATGGTCGGCATCAACGAGCAAGAGATAAAAACGATAATGGCGGAACGTGGACAATGA
- a CDS encoding VWA domain-containing protein has translation MSGLLSPANFSFSAVFGMEQVKKALLCSVVNPRIKGILIKGNSGTGKTMVARSLGNISGKSIVNVPLNVTDEQLFGCLNIEMAIKEGKIVLEEGLMSRADGNFLYMDDVNLFEQRMLSSVVDSVLIGKVKVERENLSTSYACNTTLIGTMNINDCYLNPRVMDCFDICVNADFPEDQDGRQEVLRRNLDFEKDPDAFLNTYSKQESTLSKTISDAKVLLKGIRLTEDNISNIAKICASMDIDGLRGDISVMNVSMTLAALEGRSFVDTEDIENASLLCLAHRRKVKKGRRVDNQKKVEHDILGCGESHIKRAIHDDSDRERMAVSETQPDNEGDESEGSAIKPIEIEDVITKIGETFDAIDLFENEIGKAHGSAEDKGKRSFMKSNCRSGRYVGSRVTDDKNPDLAFDATVRAAAVYQVKRHQGLEADMAVIIEKQDLRERVREVRSSSTFLFAVDTSGSLIIRNRMMAVKGAILSLLKQHYVKRDRVGFMTFNSTAIQMLLPPTKSVECIYGLLDNLPVGRRTPMSAALLYMNNYMTVFTKRHKDEKCYVILVTDGNSNVCLDPDDEVTDPVDEALGIALKINIPNVHWILIDSENSYSMTHNAQKFAKNLKASYYSLEDLKADPSG, from the coding sequence ATGTCTGGGCTATTGAGCCCTGCTAATTTTTCATTCTCGGCCGTATTCGGTATGGAACAAGTGAAAAAAGCTCTACTGTGTTCTGTAGTGAATCCTAGGATCAAAGGAATATTGATCAAGGGAAATTCAGGTACCGGTAAGACCATGGTGGCCCGTTCTCTCGGGAACATATCTGGTAAGAGCATTGTCAATGTTCCGTTGAATGTGACAGATGAACAGCTTTTTGGTTGTTTGAACATCGAGATGGCCATAAAAGAAGGAAAGATAGTATTGGAAGAAGGTCTGATGAGTCGTGCAGATGGTAATTTTCTTTACATGGACGATGTCAATCTATTCGAACAAAGAATGTTGAGTTCAGTGGTGGATTCGGTATTGATTGGCAAGGTCAAAGTGGAAAGAGAGAATCTTTCCACATCATATGCATGCAATACGACGCTCATAGGGACAATGAACATCAATGACTGTTATTTGAATCCAAGGGTCATGGATTGTTTCGACATATGTGTCAATGCCGATTTTCCGGAGGATCAGGATGGAAGACAAGAGGTACTAAGACGGAATTTGGATTTTGAGAAGGATCCAGACGCATTTTTAAATACATATTCTAAGCAAGAGAGTACCCTTTCAAAGACAATATCGGATGCAAAGGTCCTGCTCAAGGGAATAAGGTTGACAGAAGATAATATATCAAACATAGCCAAAATATGTGCCAGTATGGATATTGATGGTCTTCGCGGAGACATCTCTGTCATGAATGTTTCAATGACCCTGGCGGCCCTCGAAGGACGCTCATTTGTAGATACAGAGGATATCGAGAACGCATCATTACTATGTCTCGCCCACAGACGTAAAGTGAAAAAAGGTCGCAGGGTAGACAATCAGAAAAAAGTGGAACATGATATTCTAGGTTGTGGAGAATCGCACATCAAGAGAGCCATACACGATGACTCAGATAGAGAACGTATGGCCGTATCAGAGACCCAGCCAGATAATGAAGGGGACGAGTCAGAGGGATCGGCGATAAAGCCCATCGAGATAGAAGATGTGATAACAAAGATCGGCGAGACATTTGATGCCATAGATCTTTTTGAGAATGAAATAGGAAAGGCTCACGGTTCTGCTGAGGATAAGGGAAAAAGATCCTTCATGAAAAGCAATTGCAGAAGTGGAAGGTATGTAGGTTCTAGGGTGACCGATGATAAGAATCCAGATCTGGCATTTGATGCTACCGTTCGTGCGGCAGCGGTGTATCAGGTCAAGCGCCATCAGGGCCTTGAAGCCGATATGGCAGTTATAATCGAAAAACAGGATCTGAGGGAAAGGGTAAGAGAGGTAAGAAGCTCATCAACTTTCCTTTTTGCGGTGGATACAAGTGGTTCATTGATAATTCGTAATAGGATGATGGCTGTAAAAGGAGCAATATTGTCTTTACTCAAGCAGCATTATGTGAAAAGGGATCGTGTGGGATTCATGACATTCAATTCTACGGCCATACAGATGCTTCTGCCACCTACGAAATCCGTTGAGTGCATATACGGTCTTTTGGACAATCTTCCTGTTGGCAGAAGGACCCCAATGTCGGCGGCGTTACTGTATATGAATAATTACATGACAGTTTTCACTAAAAGGCACAAGGACGAGAAGTGCTACGTCATTCTTGTCACCGATGGCAATTCGAACGTATGTCTTGACCCCGACGATG
- the pdxT gene encoding pyridoxal 5'-phosphate synthase glutaminase subunit PdxT has protein sequence MRIGVLAVQGAFAEHESMLDRLDQEHFQIRKPSDLEKNMDGLIIPGGESTVIGKLLTDLGMLDDIRQRIIDGLPVFGTCAGLILLSDTIINDDRRYLGTFPMSVRRNAFGRQLGSFFTVSNFDDLGMIPMEFIRAPVIESVGEGVTILSVYNGKIVAARFKNQLVTAFHPELTDDLKVHRYFLSLINNI, from the coding sequence ATGAGGATCGGTGTTCTTGCCGTCCAGGGTGCATTTGCAGAGCACGAATCCATGCTCGATAGATTGGATCAAGAGCATTTCCAGATCAGGAAACCTTCGGATCTAGAAAAAAACATGGACGGCCTCATAATACCTGGCGGCGAGAGCACAGTGATCGGAAAACTCCTTACTGACCTTGGGATGCTGGATGACATCAGACAGAGGATCATCGACGGACTACCGGTCTTTGGTACATGTGCGGGTCTGATCCTTCTTTCTGATACCATCATCAATGATGACAGAAGGTATCTTGGTACGTTTCCAATGAGTGTTAGGCGCAATGCATTTGGTAGGCAACTCGGGAGCTTTTTCACAGTATCTAATTTTGACGATCTGGGAATGATACCTATGGAGTTCATTAGAGCACCAGTCATAGAATCGGTAGGTGAGGGTGTCACCATTCTTTCTGTGTATAATGGTAAGATCGTTGCCGCAAGGTTCAAAAATCAATTGGTAACGGCATTCCATCCTGAATTAACCGATGATCTGAAAGTTCATAGGTATTTTTTGAGTTTAATCAATAATATTTAA
- a CDS encoding ATP-binding protein, producing the protein MSNEQVLFPFVRVVGQEKMKNALLLNIVDPSIGGVLIKGEKGTAKSTAVRSLAQILPPIQAVKGCLFHCDPRYPKRMCIQCRERMAKGEVFESIVLPMSVVELPLSATEDRISGTLDLEHVLKTGEKKFEPGVLAQANGNLLYVDEVNLLDDHIVDLLLDSAAMGTNYVEREGVSFSHPAKFILVGTMNPEEGSLRPQLLDRFGLSVDVEGEKDVQTRMEVIRRRMQFDLDPEAYLAQYQKDTDVLRNKIIKARELLPNVKISDDLVHDVVMVSIHFGMEGHRADITMMRTAKANAALEGRTEVTKEDIRQTASLVISHRLKRRAFEEVIFDHKELDICLGY; encoded by the coding sequence ATGTCAAACGAGCAAGTATTATTTCCTTTCGTGCGTGTAGTAGGTCAGGAAAAAATGAAGAATGCGCTTCTTCTGAATATCGTAGATCCAAGCATAGGTGGAGTTTTGATCAAAGGAGAGAAGGGGACGGCAAAATCCACAGCGGTTAGATCATTGGCACAGATCCTTCCTCCGATCCAAGCAGTTAAGGGGTGTCTTTTCCACTGCGATCCAAGATATCCAAAGAGGATGTGTATACAGTGCCGTGAAAGAATGGCGAAAGGAGAGGTCTTTGAATCAATAGTACTTCCAATGAGTGTTGTCGAACTTCCATTGAGCGCAACCGAGGACCGTATATCTGGAACATTAGATCTGGAACATGTGTTGAAGACCGGTGAGAAGAAGTTTGAACCAGGTGTATTGGCACAGGCAAACGGTAATCTCCTTTATGTCGATGAGGTCAATCTATTGGACGACCACATTGTGGATCTTCTTTTGGATTCTGCAGCGATGGGAACGAATTATGTTGAGAGAGAGGGGGTTTCTTTTTCACACCCTGCAAAATTCATTTTGGTCGGGACAATGAATCCTGAAGAAGGAAGTCTGAGACCTCAACTTCTTGATAGATTTGGGTTATCTGTTGATGTTGAGGGTGAGAAGGACGTACAGACCAGAATGGAGGTCATTAGGCGTAGGATGCAGTTCGATCTTGATCCTGAGGCATATCTGGCACAATATCAGAAAGACACTGATGTACTCCGCAACAAGATCATCAAGGCAAGGGAATTATTACCTAATGTAAAGATAAGCGACGATCTTGTGCACGATGTGGTCATGGTGTCGATACATTTCGGCATGGAAGGTCACAGAGCAGATATAACCATGATGCGGACAGCTAAGGCCAATGCGGCTCTCGAGGGAAGGACAGAAGTGACCAAAGAGGACATTCGTCAAACAGCATCACTGGTAATTTCCCATCGTTTGAAGAGACGTGCATTCGAGGAGGTAATCTTCGATCACAAGGAGTTGGATATATGTCTGGGCTATTGA
- a CDS encoding MFS transporter, whose amino-acid sequence MGSDPNISKISSKEKWILISIVLGTFMASLDATIVSVALPTIRSDLNLGNLSSDVSWILIGYTLSLCCFILLWGKLGTNLGYKKLFILGIGIFAGMSLIIGLTGTMKIGGDGQTTLFILIALRIIQGLGAGMIMAMGLAMITSYLPGIRGKAVGAITLASSVGTACGPVIGGILCQFDWSYIFFINVPVGIVCILMSLKSMANVNEVRDNKQKSDVVGVILMVIMMFSLIYYLNTARTNGGWFSNGNLALLASAFIFAGLLVWWEQRAKDPLISLRIMRIKDVVGSNLVNLLIFAAVAGSYLLLPYYLEYVKGYSTVDMGLILVANSIGMMVVGPTVGKISDKTGINNKMLSIGCLVSALGFLMMIHFNEGTSLMFILITLFIMGAGVGTSLVASTNLSLSYSQTNEEGLMSSIINTFRQAGSSVGVAIIESIFAAGIILPMVLPGSIVDAFKPAFFVACLLCLCAFLISTFLKDKKIRDSMSVN is encoded by the coding sequence ATGGGCAGTGATCCAAACATTTCCAAGATCTCATCCAAAGAAAAATGGATTTTGATCAGTATAGTATTAGGAACGTTCATGGCATCTTTGGATGCTACGATTGTCTCGGTGGCTTTGCCAACGATAAGGTCCGATCTGAATCTTGGTAATCTGTCCAGTGATGTCTCTTGGATTTTGATTGGATATACGCTCTCATTATGTTGTTTCATACTTCTTTGGGGGAAATTAGGGACCAATCTTGGATACAAGAAACTGTTCATTTTAGGTATTGGCATATTTGCAGGAATGTCTTTGATAATCGGTCTAACAGGGACTATGAAGATAGGTGGTGATGGACAAACCACATTGTTCATATTGATCGCCCTAAGGATCATACAAGGTCTGGGTGCAGGTATGATAATGGCAATGGGATTGGCAATGATCACATCATATCTGCCCGGTATAAGAGGGAAAGCTGTGGGTGCGATCACTTTAGCCTCATCAGTTGGAACAGCCTGCGGCCCAGTAATAGGGGGGATTCTCTGTCAGTTCGATTGGTCCTATATATTCTTCATAAACGTTCCTGTCGGAATCGTTTGTATTCTGATGTCTTTGAAGAGTATGGCCAATGTTAATGAGGTACGCGATAATAAGCAGAAGTCGGACGTCGTCGGTGTGATCTTAATGGTCATAATGATGTTCTCACTGATCTATTATCTCAACACAGCTCGTACCAATGGCGGATGGTTCTCTAATGGAAATCTTGCCCTTCTTGCTTCTGCATTTATATTTGCAGGATTGTTGGTATGGTGGGAGCAGAGGGCAAAAGACCCGCTCATATCTCTCAGGATCATGAGGATCAAGGATGTCGTTGGTAGCAACTTGGTCAATCTGTTGATCTTCGCTGCTGTTGCTGGATCCTATTTACTGTTGCCTTATTATCTGGAATATGTAAAGGGTTATTCAACAGTGGACATGGGCCTTATACTTGTGGCCAACTCAATAGGAATGATGGTCGTCGGTCCAACTGTAGGGAAGATCTCAGACAAGACTGGCATAAATAACAAGATGTTATCGATCGGATGTCTTGTATCAGCTTTAGGCTTCCTCATGATGATCCATTTCAATGAAGGGACATCATTAATGTTTATCCTGATAACATTGTTCATAATGGGTGCAGGTGTAGGAACCAGTTTGGTCGCTTCCACCAATCTCAGTTTGAGCTATTCTCAAACCAATGAGGAGGGTTTGATGTCTTCGATAATCAATACATTCAGACAGGCAGGGAGTTCTGTCGGTGTTGCGATCATCGAGTCGATATTCGCCGCAGGTATAATCTTGCCGATGGTGCTGCCCGGAAGTATAGTTGATGCTTTCAAGCCAGCATTCTTCGTTGCATGTTTGTTATGCCTATGTGCATTCTTGATCTCCACGTTCTTGAAGGATAAGAAAATAAGAGATTCAATGTCAGTAAACTGA
- a CDS encoding MFS transporter — protein MGNDPSVSKSSSKERWILISIVLGTFMASLDVTIVAVALPTIEHDFTVSGPASDVSWILIGYTLSLCCFILLWGKLGTNYGYKRLFLFGVIIFAGMSLTIGVFGVLKIGGLNIIILLRMLQGLGAGMITAMGLAMVSSYLPNIRGKAVGTITLASSVGLAFGPVIGGFLCQFHWSFIFFINVPIGLLCILLSVKSMANVKEERGEKQKLDGLGVVFMVIMLFSFIYYLNTANNSGWFSDENVVILSTAFIFTGLLIWWEQRVDSPIISVRIMKIKDVVGSNAVNLLICAAFSGSYFLLPYYLETVRGYSTVDMGLILVATSIGMMVVGPTVGKISDKTGINNRMSSIGCLISAFSFLLMIRFDEYTSLLYIIFTLFLMGVGIGMGLVATTNLILGYSEHNEEGSMSSIINMFRQAGSSVGVAVLGAVFTASIAASFVLNGSMVSAFKPAFFVACVLCFLAFVFSMVLKDKKVRDAESTK, from the coding sequence AGTATTGTATTGGGAACGTTCATGGCTTCTTTGGATGTCACGATAGTCGCTGTAGCTTTGCCCACGATAGAACACGATTTTACGGTCTCCGGTCCGGCTAGCGATGTATCATGGATATTGATCGGATACACTTTGTCATTGTGTTGTTTTATTTTGTTGTGGGGAAAGTTAGGGACTAATTATGGTTACAAGAGACTTTTTCTTTTTGGTGTAATCATTTTTGCTGGAATGTCGTTGACCATAGGAGTTTTCGGTGTTTTGAAAATAGGTGGCCTCAACATCATCATACTGCTGAGAATGTTGCAAGGCCTAGGCGCAGGCATGATCACGGCGATGGGACTTGCCATGGTATCATCATATCTTCCCAACATACGAGGAAAAGCGGTCGGAACGATAACATTAGCATCCTCAGTCGGGTTGGCCTTCGGCCCAGTAATAGGTGGTTTTCTTTGTCAATTCCATTGGTCGTTCATATTCTTCATCAATGTTCCGATAGGTTTGCTTTGCATTCTTTTGTCCGTAAAAAGTATGGCCAATGTCAAGGAGGAACGCGGGGAGAAGCAGAAACTGGACGGTTTGGGTGTCGTTTTCATGGTCATAATGTTGTTCTCGTTCATTTATTATCTAAATACGGCGAATAACAGTGGGTGGTTTTCTGATGAGAATGTTGTCATCCTATCAACAGCGTTCATATTCACTGGATTGTTGATATGGTGGGAACAGAGAGTAGACAGTCCAATCATATCGGTCAGGATAATGAAGATAAAGGATGTGGTTGGCAGTAACGCGGTCAATCTGTTGATCTGTGCTGCGTTCTCAGGGTCGTATTTCCTGTTACCTTATTATCTTGAGACAGTAAGAGGATATTCAACAGTGGACATGGGTCTGATTCTGGTGGCGACATCGATAGGGATGATGGTGGTCGGTCCAACAGTAGGAAAGATCTCAGATAAGACAGGTATCAATAACAGGATGTCGTCGATAGGTTGTTTGATATCGGCATTCAGTTTCTTATTGATGATCCGTTTTGATGAATATACATCGCTTTTATACATTATTTTTACATTATTTTTGATGGGAGTGGGTATCGGAATGGGGTTGGTTGCCACCACCAATCTTATATTGGGGTATTCAGAACATAACGAAGAAGGTTCCATGTCATCAATAATCAATATGTTCAGGCAAGCAGGAAGTTCAGTCGGTGTCGCAGTTCTTGGTGCGGTATTCACTGCAAGCATAGCTGCGTCATTTGTATTGAATGGCAGTATGGTCAGTGCATTCAAACCGGCATTCTTTGTTGCATGTGTACTGTGTTTCCTCGCATTTGTGTTTTCGATGGTCTTAAAAGATAAGAAGGTCAGGGACGCAGAGTCTACGAAATGA